A genome region from Streptomyces pratensis includes the following:
- a CDS encoding NDP-hexose 2,3-dehydratase family protein: MTRTSVDSPSALQTQDSTLSMRIARSLWADSSTATGLQDFHRWFTRYRDSDSSSVRRIDFDALTGWRFETATGNIVHDSGGFFSVRGLDVRAGQGLSQHRWSQPIISQPEIGVLGILVKEFDGVLHCLMQAKMEPGNCNGVQLSPTVQATRSNYTGVHGGKSVPYLKYFREAPPQHVITDVLQSEQGSWFYRKRNRNIIVEVSEDIEVLEGFYWLSVSQLHDLLSIDDLVNMDARTVLSCLPLSSTGLFAAHPFEGDEFRSALVRSLSADQGSLSTSRQIQHWITGARVSSEMDAKPTGLAGIEGWHRSADRISHEAGLFFDVMAVDVRAGSREVRSWTQPMIEARNLGVAAFLTQRIEGVLHVLANIKAEPGFLDVVEVAPTLQCTPQDYQGMPPDARPPFLDELLQASEDSIRFDTVLSEEGGRFFHTRNRYLVVEADPDRAITAPDDFCWLTVHQLADLIQHSHLVNIQARSLTACLHSLTLRPMGK, translated from the coding sequence ATGACTCGTACCTCGGTGGACTCTCCATCAGCGTTACAGACGCAGGACTCCACCTTATCCATGCGGATAGCGCGATCCTTATGGGCAGACAGCTCCACTGCGACGGGTCTGCAAGATTTCCACCGCTGGTTCACCAGGTACAGAGACAGCGATTCGTCGTCTGTCCGAAGAATTGATTTCGACGCACTGACCGGTTGGCGGTTCGAGACCGCAACGGGAAATATCGTCCACGACAGTGGCGGCTTCTTCTCTGTCAGGGGCCTTGATGTACGGGCCGGGCAGGGACTGTCACAGCACCGGTGGTCGCAGCCGATCATCAGTCAGCCGGAGATCGGCGTACTGGGAATTCTGGTAAAGGAATTCGACGGCGTACTGCACTGCCTCATGCAGGCAAAGATGGAACCCGGGAACTGTAACGGCGTGCAGCTTTCACCGACCGTGCAGGCGACCAGGAGCAACTACACAGGGGTGCACGGCGGTAAATCCGTGCCCTACCTGAAATACTTTCGCGAGGCGCCGCCGCAGCACGTCATCACCGATGTACTGCAGTCGGAGCAGGGATCCTGGTTCTACCGCAAGCGCAACCGCAACATCATCGTCGAGGTGAGCGAAGACATCGAGGTGCTGGAGGGCTTCTACTGGCTCTCGGTCAGCCAGCTGCACGATCTGTTGTCTATTGATGATCTTGTGAACATGGACGCGCGCACCGTCCTGTCCTGCCTTCCGCTTTCGAGCACGGGCCTGTTCGCGGCCCATCCCTTCGAGGGCGATGAATTCCGGTCCGCACTGGTCAGATCGCTCAGCGCGGACCAGGGCTCGCTCAGCACCTCCCGGCAGATACAGCACTGGATCACCGGCGCCCGCGTCAGCTCCGAGATGGACGCGAAGCCGACCGGCCTCGCCGGCATCGAAGGCTGGCACCGGTCGGCGGACCGGATCTCGCACGAGGCGGGCCTGTTCTTCGACGTGATGGCCGTGGACGTACGCGCGGGCAGCCGTGAAGTGCGGAGCTGGACCCAGCCGATGATCGAGGCGCGCAACCTCGGAGTGGCGGCCTTCCTCACACAGCGGATCGAGGGAGTGCTCCACGTCCTGGCCAACATCAAGGCAGAGCCGGGATTCCTGGACGTGGTCGAGGTGGCTCCCACCCTGCAGTGCACTCCGCAGGACTACCAGGGCATGCCGCCGGACGCCCGGCCACCGTTCCTGGACGAGCTGCTTCAGGCGTCCGAGGACAGCATCCGGTTCGACACCGTGCTGTCCGAGGAGGGCGGTCGGTTCTTCCACACCCGCAATCGCTACCTCGTCGTCGAAGCCGATCCGGATCGCGCCATCACGGCCCCCGACGACTTCTGCTGGCTCACCGTGCATCAGCTTGCGGACCTGATTCAGCACAGCCACCTCGTGAACATCCAGGCCAGGAGCCTGACCGCCTGCCTGCACAGCCTGACCCTCCGGCCGATGGGGAAATGA
- a CDS encoding polyketide synthase dehydratase domain-containing protein, producing the protein MSGSGGVWPPEGAVGVAVEGLYESFAAAGYVYGPVFQGLRSVWRRGEEVFAEVELPVEAGGFAVHPALLDAALQARLAVLVEEGGERVMPFSFSGARIHATGARSVRVRVSPAGPDAISVRLTDLAGLEVLTIDALVSRPLAGTALTAAAVEASDSLFEVNWVGAPAPAGESGPGLEEIPVFVDVASVVAAVGEGVGVPRVVAVFCPGGPVAEARQVLGSVLGWVREWLECPELEGSRLVVVTRGGAAVGPGAGVDVVQAAVRGLMRSACSEYPDRFAQVDVDHDPEAAPVPVLEPVLAGVVESGELEVVVRGGVVSVPRLGRITGDALTVPEGGGGVWIWTRRGRWRV; encoded by the coding sequence ATGTCGGGGTCGGGTGGTGTGTGGCCGCCGGAGGGTGCGGTGGGTGTTGCTGTTGAGGGTTTGTATGAGTCGTTCGCGGCGGCTGGGTATGTGTATGGGCCGGTGTTCCAGGGGTTGCGGTCGGTGTGGCGGCGTGGTGAGGAGGTGTTCGCGGAGGTCGAGCTGCCGGTCGAGGCGGGCGGGTTCGCGGTTCATCCGGCGTTGCTGGACGCGGCGTTGCAGGCTCGTCTGGCGGTGCTGGTCGAGGAGGGTGGGGAGCGGGTGATGCCGTTCTCGTTCTCGGGTGCGCGGATTCATGCCACGGGAGCGAGGTCGGTGCGGGTGCGGGTGTCGCCGGCCGGTCCGGACGCGATCTCGGTGCGGTTGACGGACCTGGCGGGGCTGGAGGTCCTCACGATCGACGCTCTCGTCTCGCGTCCACTGGCCGGGACAGCGCTGACAGCTGCGGCTGTCGAGGCGTCTGACTCGTTGTTCGAGGTCAACTGGGTCGGTGCTCCGGCTCCGGCGGGGGAGAGCGGCCCGGGGCTGGAGGAGATACCTGTTTTTGTGGATGTGGCGTCGGTGGTGGCGGCGGTTGGTGAGGGTGTCGGGGTGCCGCGGGTGGTGGCGGTGTTCTGTCCGGGGGGTCCGGTCGCTGAGGCCCGGCAGGTGCTGGGGTCGGTGTTGGGCTGGGTGCGGGAGTGGCTGGAGTGCCCGGAGCTGGAGGGGTCACGTCTTGTCGTGGTGACGCGGGGCGGGGCTGCGGTCGGTCCGGGTGCCGGGGTCGATGTGGTGCAGGCGGCGGTGCGGGGCTTGATGCGTTCGGCGTGCTCGGAGTATCCGGACCGGTTCGCCCAGGTCGACGTGGATCATGATCCGGAAGCGGCGCCGGTGCCGGTGCTGGAGCCGGTGTTGGCGGGGGTCGTGGAGTCCGGGGAGCTGGAGGTTGTGGTTCGGGGTGGTGTGGTGTCGGTGCCGCGGTTGGGCCGGATCACGGGCGATGCGCTGACGGTTCCTGAGGGGGGGGGTGGAGTGTGGATCTGGACACGGCGGGGACGTTGGAGGGTTTGA
- a CDS encoding transcriptional regulator, whose protein sequence is MRRRTLLAAAGLAAPVGLLAGMDTALANTPDPTGSPVPLDQRLAAARASFDAGRNEQLLRTLPGLIGDGHDGVRRTRSDLAYARLSSTYSLASQVLVKVGRYDQARLTADRATVYAELSDSPLAAAAAARELSIVLRHQDQPASAERLILDAVARVEATGLKSDAQASAFAQMLCTTSYTAAVAGDRPQALSLIKEASRGARDLPDEAPVGRLFPVTPASVDLYAVSVHWALGDAGSALEAGRRLRPGQFKTAERRGRMHTDLARAWWQWGKPEQTAAELLSAARVSLSELRDRPAIRQIAAEVYGRHPRTAGVREMAAAAGLRTA, encoded by the coding sequence ATGCGCCGCCGTACCCTGCTGGCTGCGGCAGGCCTGGCCGCACCGGTCGGACTGCTCGCTGGGATGGACACAGCCCTGGCGAACACACCCGATCCCACCGGCTCGCCCGTCCCCCTCGACCAGCGCCTGGCCGCCGCCCGAGCCTCGTTCGACGCTGGGCGCAATGAACAGCTGCTGCGTACGCTCCCGGGACTCATCGGCGACGGCCACGACGGCGTTCGTCGGACCCGTTCCGATCTGGCCTACGCGCGGCTCTCTTCCACCTATAGTCTCGCCTCGCAGGTGCTGGTGAAGGTCGGTCGCTACGACCAGGCCCGCCTCACCGCCGATCGGGCCACCGTTTACGCCGAGCTGTCCGATTCCCCTCTCGCCGCCGCAGCAGCGGCCCGTGAGCTGAGCATCGTGCTCCGCCATCAGGACCAGCCCGCCTCAGCGGAGCGCCTTATTCTCGACGCCGTCGCAAGGGTTGAAGCGACCGGGTTGAAGAGCGACGCGCAGGCCTCCGCATTCGCACAGATGCTCTGCACGACCTCGTACACCGCGGCGGTCGCCGGAGACCGGCCGCAGGCCCTCAGCCTGATTAAGGAGGCCTCCAGGGGTGCCCGAGACCTGCCTGACGAGGCGCCGGTGGGACGACTGTTCCCTGTCACTCCCGCATCCGTGGACCTGTACGCCGTCAGCGTGCACTGGGCCCTGGGTGATGCGGGCTCGGCACTCGAAGCGGGCCGGAGACTGAGGCCGGGACAGTTCAAGACCGCGGAGCGGCGCGGCAGGATGCACACAGATCTTGCCCGGGCCTGGTGGCAGTGGGGCAAGCCCGAACAGACGGCTGCTGAGCTCCTCTCCGCAGCTCGGGTCTCTCTGAGCGAACTGCGCGACCGCCCCGCGATCCGACAGATCGCGGCTGAGGTCTACGGCCGCCACCCACGCACCGCCGGCGTCCGGGAGATGGCGGCGGCGGCCGGCCTGCGCACTGCCTGA